A window of Symphalangus syndactylus isolate Jambi chromosome 24, NHGRI_mSymSyn1-v2.1_pri, whole genome shotgun sequence contains these coding sequences:
- the TOMM34 gene encoding mitochondrial import receptor subunit TOM34 isoform X2 — MKDIKYQYGNRILSEKSSSDPEEESVLYSNRAACHLKDGNCRDCIKDCTSALALVPFSIKPLLRRASAYEALEKYPMAYVDYKTVLQIDDSVTSALEGINRMTRALMDSLGPEWRLKLPSIPLVPVSAQKRWNSLPLENHKEMAKSKSKETTATKNRVPSAGDVEKAKVLKEEGNELVKKGNHKKAIEKYSESLLCSNLESATYSNRALCYLVLKQYTEAVRDCTEALKLDGKNVKAFYRRAQAHKALKDYKSSFADISNLLQIEPRNGPAQKLRQEVKQNLH; from the exons ATGAAAGATATCAAATACCAATATGGCAATAGGATACTTAGTGAAAAAA GTTCTTCAGACCCAGAAGAAGAAAGTGTTCTCTATTCCAACCGAGCAGCGTGTCACTTGAAGGATGGAAACTGCAGAGACTGCATCAAAGATTGCACTTC AGCACTGGCCTTGGTTCCCTTCAGCATTAAGCCCCTGCTGCGGCGAGCATCTGCTTATGAGGCTCTGGAGAAGTACCCTATGGCCTATGTTGACTATAAGACTGTGCTGCAGATTGATGATAGTGTGACGTCAGCCCTAGAAGGCATCAACAG AATGACCAGAGCTCTCATGGACTCGCTTGGGCCTGAGTGGCGCCTGAAGCTGCCCTCTATCCCCTTGGTGCCTGTTTCAGCTCAGAAGAGGTGGAATTCCTTGCCTTTGGAGAACCACAAAGAGATGGCTAAAAGCAAATCCAAAGAAACCACAGCTACAAAGAACAGAG TGCCTTCTgctggggatgtggagaaagccAAAGTTCTGAAGGAAGAAGGCAATGAGCTTGTAAAGAAGGGAAACCATAAGAAAGCTATTGAGAAGTACAGTGAAAGCCTCTTGTGTAGTAACCTGGAATCTGCCACGTACAGCAACAG AGCGCTCTGCTATTTGGTCCTGAAGCAGTACACAGAAGCAGTGAGGGACTGCACAGAAGCCCTCAAGCTGGATGGAAAGAACGTGAAGGCATTCTACAGACGGGCTCAAGCCCACAAAGCactcaag GACTATAAATCCAGCTTTGCAGACATCAGCAACCTCCTACAGATTGAGCCTAGGAATGGTCCTGCACAGAAGTTGCGGCAGGAAGTGAAGCAGAACCTACACTAA
- the TOMM34 gene encoding mitochondrial import receptor subunit TOM34 isoform X1, whose translation MAPKFPDSVEELRAAGNESFRNGQYAEASALYGRALRVLQAQGSSDPEEESVLYSNRAACHLKDGNCRDCIKDCTSALALVPFSIKPLLRRASAYEALEKYPMAYVDYKTVLQIDDSVTSALEGINRMTRALMDSLGPEWRLKLPSIPLVPVSAQKRWNSLPLENHKEMAKSKSKETTATKNRVPSAGDVEKAKVLKEEGNELVKKGNHKKAIEKYSESLLCSNLESATYSNRALCYLVLKQYTEAVRDCTEALKLDGKNVKAFYRRAQAHKALKDYKSSFADISNLLQIEPRNGPAQKLRQEVKQNLH comes from the exons ATGGCCCCCAAATTCCCAGACTCTGTGGAGGAGCTCCGCGCCGCCGGCAATGAGAGTTTCCGCAACGGCCAGTACGCCGAGGCCTCCGCGCTCTACGGCCGCGCGCTGCGGGTGCTGCAGGCGCAAG GTTCTTCAGACCCAGAAGAAGAAAGTGTTCTCTATTCCAACCGAGCAGCGTGTCACTTGAAGGATGGAAACTGCAGAGACTGCATCAAAGATTGCACTTC AGCACTGGCCTTGGTTCCCTTCAGCATTAAGCCCCTGCTGCGGCGAGCATCTGCTTATGAGGCTCTGGAGAAGTACCCTATGGCCTATGTTGACTATAAGACTGTGCTGCAGATTGATGATAGTGTGACGTCAGCCCTAGAAGGCATCAACAG AATGACCAGAGCTCTCATGGACTCGCTTGGGCCTGAGTGGCGCCTGAAGCTGCCCTCTATCCCCTTGGTGCCTGTTTCAGCTCAGAAGAGGTGGAATTCCTTGCCTTTGGAGAACCACAAAGAGATGGCTAAAAGCAAATCCAAAGAAACCACAGCTACAAAGAACAGAG TGCCTTCTgctggggatgtggagaaagccAAAGTTCTGAAGGAAGAAGGCAATGAGCTTGTAAAGAAGGGAAACCATAAGAAAGCTATTGAGAAGTACAGTGAAAGCCTCTTGTGTAGTAACCTGGAATCTGCCACGTACAGCAACAG AGCGCTCTGCTATTTGGTCCTGAAGCAGTACACAGAAGCAGTGAGGGACTGCACAGAAGCCCTCAAGCTGGATGGAAAGAACGTGAAGGCATTCTACAGACGGGCTCAAGCCCACAAAGCactcaag GACTATAAATCCAGCTTTGCAGACATCAGCAACCTCCTACAGATTGAGCCTAGGAATGGTCCTGCACAGAAGTTGCGGCAGGAAGTGAAGCAGAACCTACACTAA